ATTACCGCTCACGGATACACTTGGACTGTTATATACCAGACCAAGACCAAAAAATGGCGTTATTCTATTTAAAGGTATTGTACCAATGGCGTCGGCTTTAATAGCAAAGTCACTATAGTTTATAGTAACACCATTCGTACTGTAGGTTGAAAGACCAATATAATCCAGCTCTCCTGCTACAGCAAAATACTTGATAAAATTATATCGTCCGTCCACTCCAATTCCAACCCCTGGACCAAAATTATTTAATCCGGGATTGCTGCTATTGGGAAAGAAAATGATAAATTTTGGTGCAACTGACCAATTATATTCTTGTCCTCTTCTCCATGAGTAATTATAATTTCTATTACCGTACTCCTCACCATGATAGCCTGCATACGCTCTAACGGTAAGACCAATCATAATAATCGCAACTGCTATATGTAGTATTGTTTTTTTCATCTGTTTTTCCTTTTTAATTTCTCTCTATATTTTTTAACCTAACTTTTTTATTTCTTTGGATGCTGGTGAGATTGCTCCTCCCGCCTCTGGCGGGATCGCAATGACGCACCCTGCCCCTCTGTTTAGAGGGAAAATGGAGAGGTTATTTCGGAGGAATGAAGATGTCGGAAAGGTTGTTTGAAGATACTTTAGTTTGTTGAATTGAATTAATGCTGATGCAGTTTAAGGTCAAGGAAGATGAGCCGGTGTCTGCAATGGC
This is a stretch of genomic DNA from Deltaproteobacteria bacterium. It encodes these proteins:
- a CDS encoding porin family protein produces the protein MKKTILHIAVAIIMIGLTVRAYAGYHGEEYGNRNYNYSWRRGQEYNWSVAPKFIIFFPNSSNPGLNNFGPGVGIGVDGRYNFIKYFAVAGELDYIGLSTYSTNGVTINYSDFAIKADAIGTIPLNRITPFFGLGLVYNSPSVSVSGNGYSGSGSGSGIGLELVGGADFIVTNHGAVTAEISLPISQNATFSGSSTNVDVGVYEIMAGYRFLF